A single window of Chitinophaga sp. XS-30 DNA harbors:
- a CDS encoding response regulator, translating into MTKSNKVVYVIDDDEIFHFIVKKMFGLEGWDVVVSSFLSAEEAIENLGSFAAQNLPCLIILDMNMQRMNGWDFIEAYRELKQRLQQDVPIIMCSSSMNIQDMEKVKKTPELMAYITKPLDKSKMKVIEEYL; encoded by the coding sequence ATGACAAAATCGAATAAAGTAGTTTATGTAATCGATGACGATGAAATTTTCCACTTTATTGTAAAGAAAATGTTCGGGCTGGAGGGCTGGGATGTGGTGGTAAGTTCCTTTTTATCCGCTGAAGAAGCGATCGAGAACCTGGGTTCTTTCGCGGCGCAAAACCTGCCTTGTCTGATCATCCTTGATATGAACATGCAGCGAATGAATGGCTGGGATTTCATAGAGGCGTACCGGGAACTGAAACAGCGCCTTCAGCAGGACGTTCCCATCATCATGTGCTCCTCCTCCATGAATATCCAGGACATGGAGAAGGTGAAGAAAACACCGGAACTGATGGCGTATATCACCAAACCGCTGGATAAATCCAAGATGAAGGTGATCGAGGAATATCTTTGA
- a CDS encoding ribonuclease H-like domain-containing protein: MLNNTSLDQLLLLDIETTPLTASFDHLPAGFQALWLEKSTKIAPDSEDEEGTYFEKAALYAEFGKVVCISVGFFYVENGQYQLRIKSFSGDDEKTVLSGFLELVQKFSIKYPRFQFAGHNIREFDIPYLCRRALINGLLLPQPMHLHHFKPWEAPILDTMLIWRFGEFRNYTSLKLLAAVLGIPTPKDDIDGSMVGKVYWEERNLPRIVEYCQKDVLTVGQLLLRFKGLPLIEKEGVQIVA; encoded by the coding sequence GTGCTGAACAACACCTCTCTGGATCAATTACTCCTGTTAGACATAGAAACTACCCCACTTACTGCATCTTTCGATCATCTGCCAGCCGGGTTTCAAGCCCTGTGGCTGGAGAAAAGCACAAAAATTGCGCCAGATTCCGAAGATGAGGAAGGAACCTATTTCGAGAAGGCGGCCTTATATGCGGAATTCGGAAAGGTGGTCTGCATCTCTGTCGGTTTTTTTTATGTGGAAAATGGTCAGTATCAATTACGTATCAAATCTTTTTCCGGTGACGACGAGAAAACGGTGCTCAGCGGCTTCCTGGAGCTCGTGCAAAAATTCTCCATAAAATACCCCCGTTTTCAATTTGCCGGTCATAACATCCGCGAATTTGATATTCCATATCTTTGCCGCCGTGCCCTGATAAACGGCCTGCTTTTACCGCAGCCCATGCATCTGCACCATTTCAAGCCCTGGGAGGCGCCGATCCTGGATACCATGCTGATCTGGCGTTTCGGTGAGTTCCGGAACTACACCTCCCTGAAGCTGCTGGCGGCCGTACTGGGCATTCCCACACCGAAAGACGATATTGACGGGAGCATGGTGGGGAAGGTGTACTGGGAAGAGCGCAACCTGCCAAGGATCGTGGAGTATTGCCAGAAAGATGTACTGACGGTAGGGCAATTGCTGCTCCGGTTCAAAGGGCTTCCCCTGATAGAAAAAGAAGGGGTGCAGATCGTAGCGTGA
- the holA gene encoding DNA polymerase III subunit delta, translating to MEYQDIIKDWKQQKFRPLYWLEGEEDFFIDQVVDYAEHKLLSEADKGFNLTVLYGKDTDWATVVNACRRYPMFAERQVVILKEAQSMRDLLKLEAYIEQPLESTVFVVAHKQGKIDGRSKMAKLVKDKGVILSTKKLYDNQLPSWAEAYVKSQGLAISEKACILLADHIGNDLSRIANEIDKLLVNLPQGKKIDENDIEKYVGISKEYNVFELQNALGQQDMPKVMRIVRYFSANPKAAPIQMVIPALYNYFSKINLLFGVKGGEKEMASALGVHPFFLKDYTAAARKFGPGGTERAILLLHQYNLRSIGINDSGNEDGELMKEMVFRMLRP from the coding sequence ATGGAATACCAGGATATCATCAAAGATTGGAAACAGCAAAAATTCCGCCCCTTGTACTGGCTGGAAGGAGAAGAGGATTTTTTTATAGACCAGGTGGTGGATTATGCGGAGCATAAGCTGCTCAGTGAAGCGGACAAAGGGTTTAACCTCACCGTATTATACGGGAAGGATACCGATTGGGCCACCGTTGTCAACGCCTGCCGCCGCTATCCCATGTTCGCCGAGCGCCAGGTCGTGATCCTGAAAGAAGCCCAGTCCATGCGGGACCTCCTCAAGCTGGAAGCTTATATCGAGCAGCCCCTGGAATCCACCGTATTCGTTGTGGCGCACAAACAGGGGAAGATCGACGGGCGCAGCAAGATGGCCAAGCTTGTGAAAGACAAAGGCGTTATCCTCTCCACCAAAAAACTGTACGACAACCAGTTGCCTTCCTGGGCCGAAGCCTATGTGAAGAGCCAGGGGCTCGCCATATCGGAAAAGGCCTGCATCCTGCTGGCAGATCACATCGGCAACGATCTTTCCCGTATCGCCAATGAAATAGACAAGCTGCTGGTGAACCTGCCCCAGGGCAAGAAGATCGATGAGAACGATATTGAAAAGTATGTGGGCATCAGCAAGGAGTATAATGTCTTTGAGCTGCAGAATGCGCTGGGGCAACAGGATATGCCAAAGGTCATGCGCATTGTCAGGTATTTTTCCGCCAACCCCAAAGCCGCGCCTATACAGATGGTGATCCCGGCCCTGTACAACTATTTTTCCAAGATCAACCTGCTCTTCGGGGTAAAAGGCGGGGAGAAGGAAATGGCCTCCGCCTTGGGCGTGCATCCCTTTTTCCTGAAAGATTATACCGCCGCCGCCCGCAAATTCGGGCCCGGGGGTACGGAAAGGGCTATTCTTTTGCTGCATCAGTACAATCTGCGAAGCATCGGTATTAATGATAGCGGGAATGAGGACGGGGAACTGATGAAGGAAATGGTATTCAGGATGCTGAGGCCCTGA
- a CDS encoding bifunctional riboflavin kinase/FAD synthetase: MQVHRDLQQLPAFRNAVVTIGTFDGVHSGHQYILQQLQEAADACNGETVIITFDPHPREVLAPKDSTVRLLTTLEEKIQLLEQHGIHHLVVVPFTKAFSELSAQAYLEDFLIRTFRPHTIIIGYDHRFGHNREGGLELLETEQQQFGFRLLEIPQQVVHNLTVSSTKIRQSLQEGAIQLANELLGYPYFLQGKVIHGDKMGRQLGFPTANIQLHDTRKLIPAQGVYAVTVATGGESYRGALNIGTRPTFNGTELRIEVYILDFDGDIYNADIRVSFLDYIRSDKKFDTVDALVLQMKNDVERARHFSAP; this comes from the coding sequence ATGCAGGTTCACAGGGATTTACAACAATTGCCGGCTTTCAGGAATGCCGTGGTCACCATCGGCACTTTCGACGGGGTGCATAGCGGTCACCAGTATATCCTGCAGCAATTGCAGGAAGCGGCGGATGCCTGTAACGGAGAAACGGTGATCATCACATTCGATCCGCATCCGCGGGAAGTGCTGGCGCCAAAGGATAGTACAGTGCGGCTGCTGACCACGCTGGAGGAAAAGATACAGTTGCTGGAGCAACACGGTATCCATCACCTGGTGGTGGTTCCGTTCACCAAAGCCTTTTCCGAACTTTCCGCGCAGGCTTACCTGGAAGATTTCCTGATCCGCACCTTCCGGCCGCATACCATCATTATCGGTTACGATCACCGCTTCGGGCATAACCGTGAAGGCGGGCTGGAGCTGCTGGAAACGGAGCAGCAGCAATTCGGTTTCCGGTTGCTGGAGATCCCGCAGCAGGTCGTGCACAACCTGACCGTGAGTTCCACCAAGATCCGCCAAAGCCTCCAGGAAGGAGCCATCCAGCTGGCCAATGAACTGCTTGGCTATCCGTACTTTCTTCAGGGCAAGGTCATTCATGGGGATAAAATGGGCCGGCAGCTCGGCTTCCCTACCGCCAACATACAGCTGCATGATACCCGGAAGCTGATACCGGCACAAGGCGTATATGCGGTAACGGTAGCAACCGGCGGGGAAAGTTACCGGGGCGCGCTCAACATTGGCACACGCCCTACTTTTAATGGTACTGAACTGCGGATAGAAGTGTATATTCTTGATTTTGACGGGGATATCTATAATGCGGACATCCGTGTATCCTTCCTCGACTATATCCGTTCGGATAAAAAATTCGATACCGTTGACGCGCTGGTATTACAGATGAAAAACGATGTGGAACGCGCCCGGCATTTCTCCGCTCCCTGA
- a CDS encoding AIR synthase related protein, translating to MDQNLYAKRGVSAGKEDVHNAIQHIDKGLFPRAFCKIIPDILGGDASWCNIMHADGAGTKSSLAYAYWKQTGDLGVWRGIAQDAIIMNTDDLLCVGATDNILLSSTIGRNKNLVPGEVIAAIINGTEEILEELRSYGMGIYSTGGETADVGDLVRTIIVDSTVTCRMKRADVISNDRIQAGDVVVGLASYGQATYEREYNGGMGSNGLTSARHDVFNKTVAEKFPESYDPAIPKELVFSGSKALTDMIDIPGVGNITAGKLVLSPTRTYAPVIRQILEQFRPQVHGMVHCSGGAQTKVLHFIENLHVIKDNLFPVPPLFSLIQQQSGTAWKEMYQVFNMGHRMELYVPEQIADDIIRMAQTYNIDARVVGRVTDSPAKKVTVKSVNGTFEYA from the coding sequence GTGGACCAAAACCTTTACGCCAAAAGAGGCGTTTCAGCCGGAAAGGAAGATGTGCATAATGCTATCCAGCATATCGATAAAGGATTATTTCCCCGGGCATTCTGCAAGATCATCCCGGATATCCTGGGCGGTGACGCCAGCTGGTGCAATATCATGCATGCAGATGGCGCCGGCACCAAATCCTCCCTGGCCTATGCTTATTGGAAACAGACGGGGGACCTCGGTGTATGGCGCGGTATTGCGCAGGATGCCATCATCATGAATACGGATGACCTGCTGTGCGTGGGGGCTACGGATAATATCCTGCTCTCTTCCACCATCGGCCGGAACAAGAACCTGGTGCCGGGGGAAGTGATCGCGGCTATCATCAACGGCACGGAAGAGATACTGGAAGAGCTGCGCAGCTATGGCATGGGCATCTACTCCACCGGTGGGGAAACCGCGGATGTGGGAGACCTGGTGCGCACCATCATTGTGGATTCCACGGTAACCTGCCGCATGAAACGTGCTGATGTGATCTCTAACGACCGCATTCAGGCGGGCGATGTGGTAGTTGGACTGGCCTCATATGGGCAAGCCACTTACGAGCGGGAGTACAACGGCGGTATGGGCAGCAACGGACTTACGTCCGCCCGTCACGATGTTTTCAACAAAACGGTGGCCGAAAAATTCCCGGAGAGCTACGATCCCGCCATTCCCAAAGAACTGGTGTTCAGCGGAAGCAAAGCGCTTACCGATATGATCGATATCCCCGGCGTGGGGAATATTACGGCCGGCAAGCTGGTGCTGTCGCCCACCCGTACTTACGCTCCGGTTATCCGGCAGATACTGGAGCAGTTCCGCCCGCAGGTGCATGGCATGGTGCATTGCAGCGGCGGGGCGCAGACAAAAGTGCTGCACTTCATTGAAAACCTGCATGTGATCAAGGATAACCTGTTCCCCGTGCCGCCATTGTTCTCGCTCATTCAGCAGCAGTCCGGCACCGCATGGAAGGAAATGTACCAGGTGTTCAACATGGGGCACCGCATGGAACTGTATGTGCCGGAGCAGATAGCGGACGATATCATCCGCATGGCGCAGACCTACAATATCGATGCCCGGGTAGTAGGCAGGGTGACGGACAGTCCCGCTAAAAAAGTAACGGTGAAGAGTGTGAACGGTACGTTTGAATACGCCTGA
- a CDS encoding M56 family metallopeptidase, which translates to MTPLLAYLAKVIICSGILYGYYHLALRNNRFHQWNRYYLLLSTVLSLVVPLIRIPLSFTPAETQGIYVYTSQVVSLREQVFTPSEAGPFARLNWTIWLYGGIIVLGVLRLAFSYLKILRLVHRSHTEYIKPYWLVLSEHIAAPFSFFRYIFWNNQMNATTAEGQQMLQHEMVHVQEKHSTDKLFLEIVTALCWINPFFHLIKRELSLIHEFIADKKAVVNGNVSDYAQTILQMALQSTHPFSMTNNFSQHPVKRRILMLTQSRKLRFSYLRRLMILPIAALIFCSLAFVITEEKMEQIGNNIAMIHHAATQPDNDRSGNAATPVAVSNDSGAPVPDNNTSGMTNAHTQVSPPPRPVTTPETAAAPARDTTPKKEVFTFVEQPPTFPGGDKALAIYLSRNIRYPHQAVEKGTKGTVFVSYIVTEDGSVTDVKTIGAKKGDGLEEEAIRVVKAMPKWNPGKQNGRYVSVQFNLPIRFTMTEVKKEETKGPKVGEDGIYTNADVLPRFPGGDAGLAKYLGTNIRYPAKAAKAGLQGNVIVSFVLDTEGRISDIKAVNKPLLGGGLEEEAIRVVKSMPKWHPAVDGDKSVPFRLALPVRFHLQ; encoded by the coding sequence ATGACGCCGCTACTCGCCTATCTCGCCAAAGTGATCATTTGCTCCGGCATCCTGTACGGATACTATCACCTGGCATTGCGCAACAACCGCTTCCACCAGTGGAACCGGTACTACCTGCTGCTGAGCACGGTGCTCAGCCTGGTTGTACCGCTGATCCGCATACCGCTCTCCTTCACTCCCGCGGAAACACAGGGTATCTACGTATATACCTCACAGGTAGTATCTCTCCGGGAACAGGTATTCACACCTTCCGAAGCGGGGCCATTTGCAAGGCTGAACTGGACTATCTGGCTCTATGGCGGCATTATTGTACTTGGAGTGCTGCGCCTGGCTTTCAGCTATCTGAAGATCCTGCGGCTGGTGCACCGGAGCCACACCGAATACATCAAACCTTACTGGCTGGTGCTATCCGAACACATTGCTGCGCCTTTTTCTTTCTTCAGGTACATTTTCTGGAACAACCAGATGAATGCCACCACAGCGGAAGGACAGCAAATGCTGCAGCATGAGATGGTGCATGTACAGGAAAAACACAGTACGGACAAGCTGTTCCTGGAGATCGTCACCGCCCTTTGCTGGATCAATCCTTTCTTTCATCTTATTAAACGGGAACTCTCGCTGATACACGAGTTCATTGCAGATAAAAAAGCGGTGGTGAACGGCAATGTGAGCGATTACGCGCAAACGATCCTGCAGATGGCCCTGCAGTCCACCCACCCCTTCAGTATGACAAACAATTTTTCCCAACATCCCGTCAAACGCAGAATTCTTATGCTTACACAATCCCGCAAACTAAGGTTCAGCTACCTGCGCCGGCTGATGATACTGCCCATTGCGGCACTGATATTCTGTTCCCTCGCTTTTGTGATAACGGAAGAGAAGATGGAGCAGATTGGCAATAACATTGCCATGATCCATCATGCCGCAACGCAGCCTGACAATGATCGTTCCGGTAATGCCGCTACGCCGGTTGCTGTCAGTAACGATTCCGGTGCGCCAGTTCCGGACAACAATACCTCCGGGATGACAAATGCCCATACGCAGGTTTCACCGCCACCACGCCCGGTGACCACGCCGGAAACTGCTGCAGCTCCCGCACGGGACACCACGCCTAAAAAAGAAGTGTTCACATTCGTAGAGCAACCGCCTACCTTCCCCGGTGGCGACAAGGCACTGGCGATATACCTGAGCCGGAATATCCGTTATCCGCATCAGGCTGTAGAAAAGGGAACGAAGGGCACCGTATTTGTATCCTACATTGTAACAGAAGATGGCAGCGTAACGGATGTCAAAACTATTGGCGCAAAGAAAGGCGATGGACTGGAAGAGGAAGCCATCCGCGTAGTAAAAGCCATGCCCAAATGGAATCCCGGCAAACAAAACGGCCGTTATGTGAGTGTACAGTTCAACCTGCCGATCCGGTTCACGATGACTGAAGTCAAAAAAGAAGAAACCAAAGGCCCGAAAGTTGGTGAGGATGGCATCTACACGAATGCGGACGTTTTACCCAGGTTCCCCGGTGGTGATGCGGGACTGGCAAAATACCTGGGCACCAATATCCGGTATCCGGCCAAGGCAGCCAAGGCCGGTTTGCAGGGTAATGTGATCGTTTCTTTTGTACTGGATACCGAGGGCCGCATCAGCGATATCAAAGCAGTGAACAAGCCGCTCCTTGGCGGCGGTCTGGAAGAAGAAGCCATCCGGGTAGTAAAGAGCATGCCCAAATGGCACCCGGCCGTAGATGGTGACAAGTCTGTTCCCTTCCGCCTTGCTTTGCCGGTAAGGTTCCACCTTCAGTAA
- a CDS encoding BlaI/MecI/CopY family transcriptional regulator produces MKTLTKAEEQIMQVLWKIGPSFVKDIIDEMPEPKPHYNTVSTLVKILVDKGFASFKAYGKSHQYHALVSKEEYSHKTVKNLVSGYFEGSFSNMVSFFVKEKDMSVADLEQLLQQIKDSKNQVK; encoded by the coding sequence ATGAAAACGCTGACGAAAGCTGAGGAACAGATCATGCAGGTGTTATGGAAGATCGGCCCTTCCTTCGTGAAAGATATTATCGACGAGATGCCGGAACCGAAACCGCATTACAATACCGTGTCCACACTTGTGAAAATACTGGTAGATAAAGGTTTTGCAAGCTTCAAGGCCTACGGCAAAAGCCACCAGTACCATGCATTGGTTTCCAAGGAGGAATACAGCCACAAGACGGTAAAAAACCTGGTCTCCGGCTATTTTGAAGGCTCTTTCAGCAATATGGTGTCCTTCTTCGTGAAAGAAAAGGATATGAGCGTAGCCGACCTCGAACAATTACTGCAACAGATCAAGGACAGCAAAAACCAGGTAAAATGA
- a CDS encoding cell division ATP-binding protein FtsE: MFDQPIVQLANVNIYQGSSLILSDVNITVNRGEFVYLIGKTGTGKSSLLKTLYGDLQLREGTGQVAGFDLKKMDWKKVPYLRRNLGVVFQDFQLLTDRNVHDNLKFALKATGWQEPKQIEDKINDVLEKVGLGTKGFKMPYELSGGEQQRVDIARALLNSPKLILADEPTGNLDPETSDGIMQLLFRICREDGAALIMATHDYIVLQKFPSRVLRTENGQVIDNAAVNFV, encoded by the coding sequence ATGTTCGATCAACCCATAGTTCAACTGGCGAATGTGAATATCTACCAGGGCAGTTCGCTGATTTTATCTGATGTGAATATTACGGTCAACCGGGGAGAGTTCGTGTACCTGATCGGGAAGACGGGGACGGGTAAATCGAGTTTGCTGAAGACATTGTACGGGGATCTGCAGTTGAGGGAGGGGACCGGTCAGGTGGCGGGATTTGATCTGAAGAAGATGGACTGGAAGAAGGTGCCTTATCTGCGCCGGAATTTGGGTGTGGTGTTCCAGGATTTTCAGTTGCTGACGGACCGGAATGTGCATGACAACCTGAAATTTGCGCTGAAGGCCACCGGCTGGCAGGAGCCGAAGCAGATCGAGGACAAGATCAATGATGTGCTGGAGAAGGTAGGGCTTGGCACGAAGGGTTTCAAAATGCCCTATGAGCTGTCCGGCGGGGAGCAGCAGCGTGTGGATATTGCGCGTGCCCTGCTGAATTCCCCGAAGCTGATCCTGGCGGACGAGCCTACCGGCAATCTGGACCCCGAAACTTCGGATGGCATCATGCAGCTGTTGTTCCGCATTTGCAGGGAAGACGGGGCCGCGCTGATCATGGCAACCCACGACTACATTGTGTTACAGAAGTTTCCATCCCGGGTGTTGCGCACGGAGAACGGCCAGGTGATCGATAATGCTGCAGTAAATTTTGTATAG
- the rpsO gene encoding 30S ribosomal protein S15 has protein sequence MPYLTVEKKANIFKEFGGSEKNTGSIEAQIALVTERINSISAHLKQNKKDFSTHRGLMKMVGQRKRLLSYLSKTNLSGYRALIEKLGIRK, from the coding sequence ATGCCTTACTTAACAGTAGAAAAAAAAGCAAATATTTTCAAGGAATTCGGTGGTAGCGAGAAGAATACCGGATCAATTGAAGCACAAATTGCGCTGGTAACAGAGCGAATCAACAGTATTTCCGCTCACTTGAAGCAGAATAAGAAAGATTTCTCCACACACCGTGGTTTGATGAAAATGGTGGGACAAAGGAAGCGTTTGCTGTCTTACCTCTCTAAAACTAACCTCTCCGGCTACCGTGCCCTCATTGAGAAGTTAGGTATCAGAAAGTAA